In the genome of Magnolia sinica isolate HGM2019 chromosome 2, MsV1, whole genome shotgun sequence, one region contains:
- the LOC131236980 gene encoding pentatricopeptide repeat-containing protein At2g13600-like codes for MVRISWPRSKSISLSSCPENLLTEAMNSLYSDASKKKSYMDLSQTLSEAMTACGRLRSISVARKIHAHLISIGLDSSIFLQNHLLNMYSNCGSIDDARCMFYSIKNPNVFSWNTLITGCSNLGQVEEARRMFDEMPERDSVSWNTMMTAYFREGRCKEAVKVFVSMIRSAKCEPDLFTLGCVMKACGSLRTLDLGLQLHGFSLKFDFGRDPFVRTSVLDMYVKCEAMDLASREFDCIDNPSLFCWNSMIMGSSKSLGVGHVLELFNRMPERDAVSWNTVISILSQHGYGTQALYMFIEMQNQGFKPNSMTYASALSACSSVSDLEWGKHLHAHIVRSELSIDVFTGSALIDMYAKCGRIEPAKQMFDSLPDRNVVSWTSIIGGFVQSGFEEEALVLFNQMRQEPIAPDQFTLATVLGACSSIKNLSIGFQFHAYTIKIGYDSSVPVTNALVTMYAKCNSVWIADAVFQTMPMRDIISWTAMITAFSQMGDVENAREYFNKMPERNVVTWNSMLAAYIQHGHAEEGLKMYILMLREQSVKPDWITFATLLSACSYSAALRLGKQIVAQTTKSGLDFNVSVANGIVTMYSKCGRIQEAREIFDAILDKDLVSWNSMITGYAQNGQGKEAIEVFEYMLQAGPKPDHISYVAVLSGCSHSGLVSEGQFYFNSMTTDHDISPGPTHFACMVDLLGRAGLLEQAKAMIDEMPIEPSAGVWGALLGACRIHGNTDLAECAVKHLFKLDQKDSGSYVLLANIYADAGKSNDVAEVRKLMRDRGVRKNPGCSWIEVDNRIHVFTADDMAHPRIANILQMLDEVIEKIGDKGYVNETNSRSRSYHSEKLAVAFGLISLPAWAPIHVMKNLRVCGDCHAVIKLTSLVTARELIVRDANRFHHFRDGFCSCGDYW; via the coding sequence atggtcaggatttcatGGCCACGCTCAaaatccatctctctctcctcctGCCCAGAAAATCTCCTCACAGAAGCCATGAATTCTCTCTACTCCGATGCTTCCAAGAAAAAATCCTACATGGATCTCTCTCAAACACTCTCCGAAGCAATGACCGCCTGCGGACGCCTCCGATCAATATCCGTCGCCCGAAAAATCCATGCCCATCTCATCTCCATTGGCCTCGACTCATCTATCTTCTTACAGAATCACCTCTTGAACATGTACTCGAATTGCGGGTCGATTGATGATGCCCGCTGCATGTTTTACAGTATAAAGAATCCAAATGTCTTTTCCTGGAATACCTTGATTACGGGGTGTTCAAATTTGGGGCAAGTAGAGGAAGCACGgcgaatgtttgatgaaatgcctgaaagaGACTCTGTTTCGTGGAATACAATGATGACGGCATATTTCCGGGAGGGGCGGTGCAAGGAAGCTGTGAAGGTTTTTGTTTCAATGATACGGAGTGCTAAGTGTGAACCAGATCTGTTTACATTGGGTTGTGTCATGAAGGCTTGTGGTAGCCTTCGTACTCTTGACTTGGGCCTTCAGTTGCATGGTTTCTCGTTGAAGTTTGATTTTGGGAGGGACCCATTTGTCAGAACTTCTGTTCTTGATATGTATGTTAAATGTGAAGCAATGGATTTAGCTAGTCGAGAGTTTGACTGTATTGACAACCCAAGCTTGTTCTGTTGGAATAGTATGATCATGGGTTCTTCGAAATCATTGGGCGTGGGCCATGTGCTTGAACTGTTTAATCGAATGCCTGAACGGGATGCTGTTTCTTGGAACACGGTGATCTCGATCTTGTCACAACATGGTTATGGGACCCAAGCTCTTTACATGTTCATAGAGATGCAGAACCAAGGATTCAAACCGAATTCCATGACCTATGCTAGTGCTCTCAGCGCATGCTCAAGTGTTTCCGATCTTGAATGGGGCAAGCATCTACACGCTCATATAGTTAGATCTGAATTGAGCATTGATGTCTTCACGGGCAGTGCTCTGATTGATATGTATGCAAAATGTGGCCGCATAGAACCCGCGAAGCAAATGTTTGATAGCTTACCCGATCGCAATGTGGTGTCATGGACTTCCATAATAGGGGGATTTGTGCAGTCTGGGTTCGAGGAAGAAGCTTTGGTGCTGTTCAATCAAATGAGACAAGAACCGATTGCTCCAGACCAGTTCACTCTTGCTACAGTTCTAGGAGCATGTTCGAGTATAAAGAATTTGAGTATTGGGTTTCAGTTCCATGCCTATACAATCAAgattggatatgattcatctgTTCCTGTGACTAATGCTCTTGTTACCATGTATGCAAAGTGCAATAGTGTTTGGATCGCCGATGCTGTCTTTCAGACAATGCCCATGAGAGACATAATTTCATGGACGGCAATGATAACAGCGTTCTCTCAGATGGGTGATGTGGAAAATGCCCGTGAATATTTTAACAAGATGCCCGAACGGAATGTCGTCACTTGGAACTCAATGTTAGCTGCATACATACAGCATGGGCATGCAGAAGAGGGTCTCAAAATGTACATTTTGATGCTAAGAGAACAAAGCGTGAAGCCAGACTGGATTACATTCGCGACGTTACTAAGTGCATGTTCTTATTCAGCAGCATTGAGACTTGGCAAACAAATCGTCGCTCAGACCACAAAAAGCGGGCTTGATTTCAATGTCTCTGTAGCAAATGGTATTGTTACCATGTACTCGAAATGCGGACGGATTCAAGAAGCACGTGAGATCTTCGATGCGATTCTTGACAAGGATTTGGTTTCTTGGAACTCCATGATCACCGGGTATGCTCAAAACGGCCAAGGAAAGGAAGCAATTGAGGTCTTTGAGTACATGTTACAAGCAGGCCCAAAACCTGATCATATAAGTTATGTCGCTGTCCTATCAGGCTGTAGCCATTCAGGTCTTGTGTCTGAAGGGCAGTTCTACTTCAATTCCATGACTACAGATCATGACATTTCTCCAGGGCCCACGCATTTTGCTTGCATGGTGGATCTTCTTGGTCGGGCAGGCTTACTAGAACAGGCTAAAGCAATGATAGACGAGATGCCTATCGAACCAAGTGCTGGTGTCTGGGGAGCATTGCTTGGTGCCTGTCGAATTCATGGCAACACAGATCTCGCAGAGTGTGCAGTGAAGCATCTGTTCAAGTTGGATCAGAAGGATTCCGGAAGTTATGTTCTACTAGCCAATATATATGCAGATGCAGGCAAATCAAATGATGTAGCAGAGGTGAGGAAACTGATGAGAGACAGAGGAGTCCGTAAAAACCCAGGTTGCAGCTGGATTGAGGTTGATAACAGGATACATGTGTTTACTGccgatgatatggcccacccacGAATTGCCAATATTCTACAGATGTTGGACGAGGTAATTGAGAAGATTGGAGATAAGGGGTATGTGAATGAAACTAATTCCAGATCTCGAAGCTATCACAGCGAGAAGCTGGCAGTTGCTTTTGGCTTGATTAGCTTGCCTGCTTGGGCACCTATTCATGTCATGAAGAACCTTCGTGTCTGTGGCGATTGCCATGCAGTCATAAAACTGACATCCCTTGTTACTGCAAGGGAGTTAATAGTGAGGGATGCCAACCGTTTCCATCATTTTAGAGATGGGTTTTGCTCTTGTGGGGATTACTGGTGA